From one Bacillus sp. FJAT-42376 genomic stretch:
- the hutP gene encoding hut operon transcriptional regulator HutP: MTLKAHIGKYALLLASLTDEELDLIKPAFEEIRYCQGKVGSMNMQKVIAAVETAAKRNELILEGCYRETHALYHAVLEGIEGVTRGQPSIGEMSRTVGLRFAIVRGRPYAEESEGEWIAVAFYGTIGAPIKGLEHETAGLGINHI; the protein is encoded by the coding sequence ATGACTTTGAAAGCGCACATTGGAAAATACGCTCTTCTTCTTGCTTCATTAACAGATGAAGAATTGGATTTGATTAAGCCTGCTTTTGAAGAAATCCGTTATTGTCAGGGAAAAGTAGGGTCCATGAATATGCAAAAAGTGATTGCGGCAGTAGAAACCGCCGCAAAACGGAACGAGCTTATTCTTGAAGGCTGCTACAGGGAGACTCATGCGCTTTATCATGCGGTTCTGGAGGGAATTGAAGGGGTTACCCGCGGCCAGCCCTCTATCGGTGAAATGAGCCGGACGGTAGGCTTGCGGTTTGCCATTGTAAGAGGCAGGCCATATGCAGAGGAATCCGAAGGGGAATGGATTGCCGTAGCATTTTATGGAACAATTGGGGCTCCGATAAAAGGTCTGGAGCACGAAACGGCCGGTCTGGGAATTAATCATATATGA
- a CDS encoding WYL domain-containing protein: MPKLDNILAILWMLSSGQKITAQQISEKLEMNIRTVYRYIDTLSTSGVPIISEPGHNGGYSLLNHFIEAPLFFNHEEQTSLYHAAVFAEEAGYYGGEALNRAISKLSHYSSQEQATRVTQHFNSLEVISRLSSPSLETFLRQLEQAVVDGFTVNILYHKSGEEQSTYRLIDPYKMIYWKNKWYVIGFCHLREAIRSYRADRIESLMLTENKFNRPENFSASDFFMKDLVPALENKEGVISFVINGNTTTLKDICQHWFLGHYLKERTLNQAVFLLEKDVLHTYVPYILLPYAKSIQVAEPISFKKRLIEVLSELIEFHQS; this comes from the coding sequence ATGCCTAAATTGGACAATATACTAGCGATCCTATGGATGCTTAGTTCGGGTCAAAAAATTACGGCTCAGCAAATTTCAGAAAAATTAGAGATGAATATAAGAACGGTATATCGTTATATTGATACGCTATCCACAAGTGGTGTCCCTATCATTTCAGAACCAGGACATAACGGTGGCTATAGTTTATTGAACCATTTTATTGAAGCCCCTCTTTTTTTTAATCATGAAGAGCAAACCTCACTTTATCATGCTGCGGTTTTTGCAGAAGAAGCCGGATATTATGGTGGTGAGGCACTAAATAGGGCGATTTCAAAGTTAAGCCATTATTCTAGCCAAGAACAGGCAACACGGGTAACTCAGCATTTCAACAGTCTTGAAGTAATAAGCCGATTAAGCTCCCCTTCTTTGGAAACGTTCTTGAGGCAGCTGGAGCAGGCCGTAGTGGATGGATTCACTGTAAACATTTTGTATCATAAAAGCGGCGAAGAGCAATCAACGTATAGATTAATTGATCCGTACAAAATGATTTATTGGAAAAATAAGTGGTATGTGATTGGGTTTTGCCATCTTAGGGAAGCTATCCGCAGTTACAGAGCAGATCGAATCGAAAGTCTAATGCTAACTGAGAATAAGTTTAACCGGCCAGAAAATTTTTCAGCAAGTGACTTCTTTATGAAAGACCTGGTTCCAGCCTTAGAAAATAAGGAAGGGGTTATTTCCTTCGTTATTAATGGAAATACAACGACGCTTAAGGATATTTGTCAACATTGGTTTTTAGGGCATTATTTAAAAGAACGGACGTTAAATCAAGCAGTATTTCTGCTTGAAAAAGATGTATTACATACATATGTGCCTTATATACTTTTACCGTATGCTAAATCTATTCAAGTAGCTGAGCCAATAAGTTTTAAGAAAAGACTTATTGAAGTCCTGTCGGAATTAATAGAATTTCATCAGTCATAA
- a CDS encoding type 1 glutamine amidotransferase family protein, protein MQTKKVYIYIFNTMSDWEYGYLAAELNSGRYFKKDLAPLKVVTVGANKEIITTMGGLSIKPDLSLDECTLESDDLLILPGGTTWREMIHVPILERIGEALKLGTIVAAICGATEGLASMGYLDSRKHTSNNLEYIKMVCPNYKGEKFHEMKPAVADGNLVTASGLAPLEFAVEVLKKLDVFEPDTLDSWYKLNKTYSPEYFFQLMNSIKEKIQ, encoded by the coding sequence GTGCAAACAAAGAAAGTTTATATCTATATATTTAATACAATGTCAGACTGGGAGTATGGATATTTAGCTGCTGAACTAAACTCCGGAAGATATTTTAAAAAGGATTTAGCACCGTTAAAAGTAGTTACCGTGGGAGCTAATAAAGAAATCATTACTACGATGGGAGGACTGAGCATCAAACCAGATCTCTCTCTTGATGAATGCACTCTCGAGAGCGATGATCTTCTCATCTTACCGGGGGGGACCACTTGGAGAGAAATGATTCATGTGCCTATCTTGGAAAGAATCGGCGAAGCTTTAAAGCTTGGCACGATTGTAGCTGCAATTTGCGGTGCAACTGAAGGGCTTGCTAGTATGGGATACCTGGATTCAAGAAAGCATACAAGCAATAACTTAGAGTATATTAAAATGGTCTGTCCTAATTATAAAGGAGAAAAATTTCATGAAATGAAACCAGCAGTAGCTGATGGGAATTTGGTTACTGCATCAGGATTAGCTCCTCTCGAATTTGCAGTGGAAGTCCTAAAAAAATTAGATGTATTTGAACCAGATACTTTAGATTCATGGTATAAACTAAATAAAACCTATAGCCCTGAATATTTCTTCCAGTTAATGAACTCAATCAAAGAAAAAATACAGTAA
- a CDS encoding DUF1343 domain-containing protein translates to MKKLLFALIAGILAIGMATSADASLFGHKKEKKVLTGAELLLKDQKSLIKGKRVGLITNPTGVDRNLVSVVDLLAQDKDIKLTALFGPEHGVRGDAQAGQYVEYYIDEKTGVPVYSLYGQTKKPTPEMLKNVDVLVFDIQDVGTRYYTYIYTMAYAMEAAKENNIPIIVLDRPNPLGGVQTDGPVLEPAFSSFVGKYPIPLKHGMTVGELAKLFNSEFKIGADLKVVKMKGWKRKMDFDDTDLPFVMPSPNMPTLETAIVYPATGMIEGTNLSEGRGTTKPFELIGAPFINSDKLAGKLNSLKLPGVSFRAASFTPTFSKHTGKLSHGVQVYVTDRKKFKAVKTGLSIVKTVKDMYPNDFQFLAADNFNLLLGNSWVKDMLLKGSSVEEIEKKYEEERTKFLDIREKYLLY, encoded by the coding sequence ATGAAAAAACTACTATTTGCCCTGATTGCCGGGATTCTGGCAATCGGGATGGCAACATCGGCGGATGCTTCCCTTTTCGGACATAAAAAAGAGAAGAAAGTGCTTACTGGTGCAGAGCTCCTGCTGAAGGACCAAAAAAGCCTGATTAAAGGGAAGCGTGTAGGCCTGATTACAAATCCTACCGGAGTGGACCGGAATCTTGTCAGTGTAGTTGATCTGCTCGCACAGGATAAAGACATCAAGCTGACCGCTCTTTTCGGTCCTGAGCATGGAGTGCGGGGAGATGCACAGGCTGGCCAGTATGTGGAATATTACATCGATGAAAAGACAGGAGTGCCGGTTTACAGCCTTTATGGACAAACGAAAAAGCCAACACCCGAAATGCTTAAAAACGTGGATGTGCTGGTTTTTGATATCCAGGATGTCGGCACCCGCTACTATACGTATATCTACACGATGGCCTATGCAATGGAAGCGGCGAAAGAAAACAACATTCCCATTATCGTTTTGGACCGGCCGAACCCGCTTGGAGGAGTGCAAACGGATGGACCTGTTCTTGAACCGGCATTCTCTTCGTTTGTCGGGAAATATCCGATTCCTCTAAAACATGGAATGACAGTCGGGGAACTGGCAAAGCTCTTTAACAGTGAATTTAAAATCGGTGCTGACCTGAAAGTTGTGAAGATGAAGGGCTGGAAGAGAAAAATGGATTTTGATGATACGGATCTTCCATTCGTCATGCCGTCACCGAACATGCCGACACTTGAAACGGCCATCGTCTATCCGGCTACAGGCATGATTGAGGGGACCAATCTTTCAGAAGGCAGGGGAACAACGAAGCCGTTTGAACTGATTGGAGCGCCGTTCATTAATAGTGATAAGCTGGCCGGAAAATTAAACAGTTTAAAGCTGCCGGGTGTTTCATTCCGAGCCGCATCTTTTACCCCGACGTTTTCCAAGCACACAGGCAAGCTCTCACATGGGGTACAGGTTTATGTGACAGACCGGAAGAAATTTAAAGCAGTTAAAACAGGGTTATCAATCGTGAAAACCGTAAAAGACATGTATCCGAATGATTTTCAGTTTTTAGCAGCCGACAACTTTAATCTTTTGCTTGGAAACAGCTGGGTAAAGGATATGCTTTTAAAGGGGTCTTCTGTTGAAGAGATCGAGAAGAAGTATGAAGAGGAAAGAACGAAATTTTTGGATATTCGGGAGAAATATTTGCTGTATTGA
- a CDS encoding glycoside hydrolase family 3 protein, producing the protein MKPDAEAKAGNEITPSAAEQITDGMSLEEKVGQMLMPDFRNWQKQGESKMTGLTEMNDEVGSIIEKYHLGGVILFAENVVDTEQTVRLADGLQKAGKKIPLFITIDQEGGIVTRLQSGTNLPGNMALGAGRSLKNAYNTGLIAGKELHSLGINVNFAPSLDVNNNPGNPVIGVRSFSSSPELVASLGLQTIKGLQDQNMAATAKHFPGHGDTAVDSHYGLPMVTHDKERLKKVELYPFQKAIDADVDMIITAHVQFPAIDDTTYKSKKDGQQIMVPATLSRKVLTDLLRDEMGFKGVAVTDALNMKAIAENFGQKEAVILAIKSGVDIALMPAPVTSKATEKNLTEVFNGVVEAVKSGEIPMREIDDSVERIIELKIKRGIYQPDGNVSQEPLEAKIAEAKKTVGSMKHYRLEKKMAADAVTLLKNEDKTLPFKPKKNEKILILAPFEDQAEAMRRSINELYSKQRINKVQVDSLIFSGKVFDQETAEKIDKADYVIAGSYVVKNDPAVNDGVIDDTVTDSSKWATVFPRAVMNYSLKNSKKFVLMSLRNPYDAANFEEAKAVLAVYGFKGYSNGRFRQPNISAGIQTIFGLSDPKGKLPVDIPSVTHPSEILYPYGYGLKFNGKPLK; encoded by the coding sequence ATGAAGCCTGATGCGGAAGCGAAAGCAGGAAATGAAATCACTCCATCAGCTGCAGAACAGATCACGGATGGCATGTCCCTGGAAGAAAAGGTCGGCCAAATGCTGATGCCGGATTTCCGAAACTGGCAAAAGCAAGGGGAAAGCAAGATGACCGGCTTAACAGAAATGAATGATGAAGTCGGAAGCATCATTGAAAAATACCATCTTGGCGGAGTGATTCTATTTGCTGAAAATGTCGTCGATACCGAACAGACAGTAAGGCTTGCTGACGGCCTTCAAAAAGCGGGCAAAAAGATTCCGCTTTTTATTACAATCGACCAGGAAGGCGGGATTGTGACCAGACTGCAATCCGGAACGAATTTGCCCGGAAATATGGCTCTTGGAGCAGGGCGAAGCTTAAAAAATGCCTATAATACAGGTTTAATCGCTGGAAAAGAGCTTCATTCCCTTGGCATCAACGTCAATTTTGCCCCGTCTCTCGATGTGAACAACAATCCCGGCAATCCGGTCATCGGGGTCCGCTCCTTCAGCAGCAGCCCGGAGCTCGTTGCTTCCCTTGGCCTTCAGACCATCAAAGGCTTACAGGACCAGAACATGGCTGCAACGGCTAAGCACTTCCCGGGGCATGGGGATACAGCGGTTGATTCCCATTATGGTCTCCCGATGGTCACGCATGATAAGGAACGGTTAAAAAAGGTAGAATTATATCCTTTTCAAAAAGCAATTGATGCCGATGTCGACATGATTATAACTGCACACGTCCAATTTCCTGCGATTGACGATACCACCTATAAAAGCAAAAAAGACGGCCAGCAGATTATGGTTCCCGCTACCCTTTCCCGTAAAGTGCTGACCGATCTCCTAAGAGACGAGATGGGCTTTAAGGGAGTAGCCGTAACCGATGCGCTGAATATGAAAGCCATCGCCGAAAATTTCGGGCAGAAAGAAGCGGTCATCCTGGCGATTAAATCAGGAGTGGACATTGCGTTAATGCCGGCACCGGTAACATCCAAAGCCACAGAGAAAAACTTGACTGAAGTATTCAACGGAGTTGTCGAGGCGGTTAAATCCGGTGAAATTCCAATGAGGGAAATTGATGATTCTGTTGAGCGGATCATTGAGCTTAAAATCAAACGCGGCATTTACCAGCCAGACGGGAATGTGTCCCAAGAACCGCTGGAAGCAAAAATTGCCGAAGCGAAAAAGACGGTCGGCAGCATGAAACATTACCGTTTGGAAAAGAAAATGGCAGCAGATGCAGTGACGCTGCTTAAAAATGAGGATAAAACCTTGCCGTTTAAACCTAAAAAGAACGAAAAAATCCTGATCCTTGCTCCATTTGAAGATCAGGCGGAAGCCATGCGAAGGTCCATTAACGAGCTGTACTCCAAACAGAGAATAAACAAAGTACAAGTGGATAGCCTGATTTTTTCCGGAAAGGTATTTGATCAAGAAACCGCTGAAAAAATTGATAAAGCGGATTATGTTATTGCCGGTTCCTATGTCGTGAAAAATGATCCGGCTGTAAATGATGGGGTGATTGATGATACAGTGACCGATTCCAGCAAATGGGCGACTGTTTTTCCGAGAGCGGTCATGAACTACTCTCTTAAAAACAGCAAGAAATTTGTCCTGATGAGTTTGCGGAATCCTTATGATGCCGCCAACTTTGAAGAAGCAAAAGCGGTACTCGCTGTTTACGGTTTTAAAGGCTATTCCAATGGCCGTTTCCGCCAGCCAAACATTTCGGCAGGCATTCAGACCATTTTCGGATTATCCGACCCAAAAGGAAAACTTCCGGTTGATATTCCTTCAGTCACTCATCCCAGCGAAATTCTTTATCCATATGGATACGGTTTAAAATTCAATGGAAAACCACTAAAATAA
- the pbp4b gene encoding penicillin binding protein PBP4B translates to MKRKTIGSLLTITMIAPAAAPVHAISTPEHTIQMPEHHKAGMLKQVKRPEEAGFSSYGLRKVDKLILDEISQGFPGAALIVIKDGKIVKNEAYGYKKKYNGLTLLERPEKMKRDTLFDLASNTKMYAANFALQRLVSQGKIKLEDRIQSYIPEFRDQETDVIKGKDTLRIIDVLHHTAGFPPDPQYHNPKVSKNLFSQDRDLTISMISKTPLAYKPGTKNIYSDVDYMLLGAIIEKVTGRQLDEYVEKHLYRPLGLKDTVFNPLQKGFKPKDAAATELMGNTRDGVIDFPNIRTYTLQGEVHDEKAFYSMGGVSGHAGLFSNTHDMAVLLQTMLNGGSYGKKELFSKETAQEFVQPSSVNPTYGLGWRLNGNESMEWMFGPYASREAFGHTGWTGTVTIMDPAYNLGIVLLTNKKHSPLVDPAKDSNTFQGDQFVTGKYGSVVTAVYEAMLKK, encoded by the coding sequence TTGAAACGAAAAACAATAGGTTCCTTGCTGACGATTACGATGATCGCACCGGCTGCAGCACCGGTTCATGCCATAAGCACACCCGAACACACGATTCAAATGCCGGAGCATCATAAGGCCGGGATGTTAAAACAGGTCAAAAGACCGGAGGAGGCCGGGTTTTCTTCATACGGGCTCAGGAAAGTGGACAAGCTGATTCTGGATGAAATCAGCCAAGGGTTCCCCGGTGCGGCCCTTATCGTAATAAAAGATGGAAAAATAGTGAAAAACGAAGCTTACGGCTATAAAAAGAAATACAATGGCCTTACTCTTTTAGAACGTCCGGAAAAGATGAAGCGGGATACGTTATTTGATCTGGCGTCCAATACAAAAATGTATGCGGCCAATTTTGCTCTTCAGCGGCTCGTCTCGCAAGGAAAAATAAAGCTGGAGGACAGAATTCAAAGCTACATACCAGAATTCCGCGATCAGGAAACGGATGTGATCAAAGGGAAGGACACGTTAAGGATCATCGATGTTCTTCATCACACAGCGGGATTTCCTCCTGACCCTCAATACCACAACCCGAAAGTGTCCAAAAATCTTTTCTCTCAGGACCGGGATTTGACCATAAGCATGATCTCTAAGACTCCGCTTGCCTATAAGCCTGGAACAAAGAATATATACAGTGATGTTGACTATATGCTGCTTGGCGCCATTATTGAAAAAGTAACCGGCAGGCAGCTCGATGAGTATGTGGAAAAACACTTATACAGACCTCTTGGACTGAAAGACACCGTTTTTAATCCTCTTCAAAAAGGATTTAAACCGAAGGATGCTGCAGCTACAGAGCTTATGGGGAATACCCGGGATGGTGTAATTGATTTTCCGAATATTCGAACGTATACCCTCCAGGGAGAAGTACATGATGAAAAAGCTTTTTATTCCATGGGCGGTGTTTCAGGGCATGCTGGCCTGTTCTCCAATACCCACGATATGGCCGTCCTTCTGCAAACGATGCTGAATGGCGGATCTTACGGTAAAAAGGAGCTGTTCAGCAAAGAGACCGCGCAGGAATTTGTCCAGCCTTCTTCCGTGAATCCAACATATGGGCTTGGCTGGAGATTAAACGGAAATGAAAGCATGGAGTGGATGTTCGGCCCATATGCAAGCAGAGAAGCATTTGGCCATACCGGCTGGACAGGTACGGTGACCATCATGGATCCGGCATACAATCTCGGAATTGTTCTCCTTACCAATAAAAAGCATTCACCGCTCGTGGATCCGGCTAAAGATTCGAACACGTTCCAAGGCGATCAGTTTGTGACTGGCAAATATGGAAGTGTCGTCACGGCTGTTTATGAAGCGATGCTGAAAAAATAA